A portion of the Thermosediminibacter oceani DSM 16646 genome contains these proteins:
- a CDS encoding methionine ABC transporter ATP-binding protein: MIRIRNLTKVYRSASGNVRALDNVNLDIERGDIFGVIGLSGAGKSTLLRCINMLEKPTSGSIEIDGVEMTRLSPNELKEMRKKIGMIFQHFNLLSSRTVRGNVAFPLEIAGLDRETINKKVENLLKLVGLSDKAESYPSQLSGGQKQRVGIARALANDPKVLLCDEATSALDPETTLSILNLLKDINRQLGITIVLITHEMNVIKQICNKVAVIEKSRVVEQGPLLEVFSNPKTETARNFLKSITLSQLPEDLKDRIRNLNHGHLEGKIVKVGFFGEITAQPVISDIVRKFDVDANILYGNIDHIQGTPYGTLVMELRGKNGGVGEALKYLKELRLDVEVVENV, translated from the coding sequence TTGATCCGCATCAGAAATCTGACAAAAGTTTACCGCTCGGCTTCGGGGAATGTCAGGGCGCTGGACAACGTCAACCTGGACATAGAAAGAGGCGATATTTTCGGTGTTATAGGCCTCAGCGGCGCCGGCAAGAGTACCCTGCTAAGATGCATCAATATGCTCGAAAAACCCACGTCCGGCTCGATAGAGATAGACGGCGTTGAGATGACCAGGCTTTCCCCCAACGAATTGAAGGAAATGCGGAAAAAAATAGGCATGATATTCCAGCATTTTAACCTGTTGTCATCCAGGACCGTCCGGGGCAATGTGGCCTTCCCCCTGGAGATTGCGGGCCTTGACAGGGAGACGATCAACAAAAAAGTGGAAAATCTTTTAAAACTGGTGGGGCTTTCCGATAAGGCGGAAAGCTACCCGTCCCAGCTATCAGGCGGTCAGAAACAGCGGGTGGGCATAGCCCGGGCCCTGGCCAACGATCCAAAGGTCCTGCTTTGCGATGAGGCGACTTCCGCCCTGGACCCGGAGACGACTCTATCCATTTTGAACCTTTTGAAAGATATCAACAGGCAGCTGGGAATCACAATTGTGCTGATAACTCACGAGATGAACGTCATCAAACAAATCTGCAACAAAGTGGCAGTAATCGAAAAAAGCCGCGTGGTGGAACAGGGGCCCCTTCTCGAAGTATTTTCAAACCCCAAGACGGAAACCGCCCGCAATTTTCTGAAATCCATCACTTTATCTCAACTTCCCGAAGATTTAAAAGATAGGATCAGGAACCTGAACCACGGGCACCTGGAAGGGAAGATTGTCAAAGTCGGCTTTTTCGGGGAAATCACTGCTCAGCCCGTCATATCCGATATCGTAAGAAAATTTGACGTAGACGCGAATATACTCTACGGAAATATCGACCACATCCAGGGTACCCCCTACGGCACTCTCGTGATGGAGCTGCGGGGGAAGAACGGCGGAGTAGGCGAGGCTCTAAAATACCTGAAAGAGCTGAGGCTCGACGTGGAGGTGGTTGAAAATGTCTGA
- a CDS encoding MetQ/NlpA family ABC transporter substrate-binding protein, whose product MKKILATVLILGLIAALVAGCGAKQGTAPGQSQSQGGDAKTTIKVGASPVPHAEILNVVKPILEKEGITLEIVEFTDYVQPNLKLAEKELDGNFFQHIPYLEDFSNEHNLDLTYIAKVHIEPMGIYSQKIKNLAELKEGATIAIPNDATNGGRALLLLQSAGLIKLKPDAGIKATVADIAENPKNIRISELEAATLPRVLPDVDAAVINTNYALEAGLVPTKDALFIESADSPYVNILAVRKGDESRPELKKLAEALNSPEVKKFIEEKYQGAVVPAF is encoded by the coding sequence ATGAAAAAGATTCTGGCAACGGTTTTAATACTGGGCCTAATAGCAGCCCTGGTGGCGGGTTGCGGTGCGAAACAGGGGACCGCTCCCGGACAGTCCCAAAGTCAGGGGGGCGATGCAAAAACCACAATAAAAGTAGGCGCTTCACCGGTACCCCATGCTGAGATTCTAAATGTGGTAAAACCCATTCTCGAAAAAGAGGGGATCACCCTGGAGATCGTGGAGTTTACGGATTATGTGCAGCCCAACCTCAAGCTGGCGGAAAAAGAGCTGGACGGAAACTTCTTCCAGCACATTCCGTATCTTGAGGACTTTTCAAACGAGCATAACCTGGATTTAACGTATATTGCTAAAGTGCATATAGAGCCCATGGGAATATACTCGCAGAAGATTAAAAACCTCGCCGAGTTAAAAGAAGGAGCTACCATTGCCATACCCAACGACGCTACCAACGGCGGGAGAGCCCTGCTGCTCCTGCAGTCGGCCGGATTAATAAAGCTGAAGCCGGATGCCGGCATCAAAGCCACGGTAGCCGACATCGCCGAAAATCCTAAAAATATCAGGATCTCCGAACTCGAAGCCGCCACTCTTCCGAGGGTACTGCCGGATGTGGATGCGGCGGTTATAAACACCAACTACGCCCTGGAAGCGGGACTTGTACCCACTAAAGACGCGCTCTTTATCGAATCGGCGGATTCCCCCTATGTCAACATACTGGCGGTACGCAAGGGTGATGAATCGAGGCCCGAACTCAAAAAATTGGCCGAAGCCCTGAATTCACCGGAAGTCAAAAAATTTATCGAGGAGAAGTACCAGGGCGCCGTCGTGCCCGCTTTTTGA
- a CDS encoding methionine ABC transporter permease codes for MSETLNLLLLATWQTVYMVAVSVLIATFFGIPLGVLLMVTDRGQILQNGLLNKILGTVVNIFRSVPFVILLIVLIPFTRWLVGKAIGTTAAIVPLSVAAIPFMGRLIETALREVDRGVIEAAQAMGASPFQIITRVLIPEALPSIAAGITITTINLVGYSAMAGVIGGGGLGDLAVRYGYQRFMLDIMLYTVAILVVMVQLIQVAGDLFVKRLSKNR; via the coding sequence ATGTCTGAAACTCTCAATCTGCTGCTTTTAGCCACATGGCAGACCGTATACATGGTGGCGGTGTCGGTGCTCATAGCAACGTTCTTCGGGATTCCGCTGGGCGTCCTGCTGATGGTGACCGACAGGGGCCAGATACTGCAAAACGGCCTTTTAAACAAAATCCTGGGCACCGTCGTTAATATCTTTCGCTCCGTGCCCTTTGTAATACTTTTGATAGTGCTCATACCTTTCACGCGTTGGCTGGTAGGAAAGGCCATAGGGACCACCGCGGCCATCGTTCCCCTTTCGGTGGCGGCCATTCCCTTCATGGGCAGGCTCATCGAAACGGCATTGAGAGAGGTAGACCGCGGCGTCATTGAAGCGGCCCAGGCTATGGGGGCTTCACCCTTTCAGATAATAACAAGGGTGCTGATTCCGGAGGCCCTGCCTTCAATAGCCGCGGGAATTACCATAACCACCATAAATCTGGTGGGATATTCCGCCATGGCAGGCGTAATAGGAGGTGGTGGACTGGGAGACCTGGCAGTCAGATACGGATATCAGCGGTTTATGCTCGATATCATGCTTTACACCGTAGCGATTCTGGTTGTTATGGTACAGCTTATCCAGGTTGCGGGAGATTTGTTTGTAAAAAGGCTTTCTAAAAACCGGTAA
- a CDS encoding Asp/Glu racemase translates to MGVDFIRKRGFEAVGKPAASNPEEQSMLQFLNADALTRKVIAIIGDFQKLDIKNVMIYCNSLSAAIDLELVKHECSAVNIVTPLQVYRNLASRYRRLVVWAANGRCLQTIEKILYENNPAIQIIGVSLLPVIVAIENLERPETIVKKFDLADLVFKGFNPEGLVLGCTHLPYLKEKLEEIFSAPVIDPAEEMLRDPVFAG, encoded by the coding sequence ATGGGGGTCGATTTCATAAGAAAAAGGGGGTTTGAAGCGGTGGGGAAACCTGCCGCTTCAAACCCCGAAGAACAAAGCATGCTCCAGTTTCTGAATGCTGATGCTCTTACTCGAAAAGTGATCGCCATCATAGGCGATTTCCAAAAACTTGATATAAAAAATGTAATGATTTACTGCAATTCCCTTTCGGCGGCAATAGACCTCGAACTTGTAAAGCATGAATGTTCAGCTGTCAATATTGTAACACCGCTTCAAGTATACCGCAACCTGGCGTCAAGGTACAGGAGGCTGGTGGTCTGGGCAGCCAACGGCCGGTGCCTCCAGACCATTGAAAAAATCCTTTACGAGAATAACCCGGCAATTCAGATCATCGGCGTTTCCTTGCTGCCGGTAATCGTTGCAATTGAAAACCTTGAACGCCCGGAAACTATCGTTAAAAAATTCGATCTTGCGGATCTGGTATTCAAAGGCTTCAACCCGGAGGGGCTGGTTCTGGGCTGCACCCATCTGCCCTATTTGAAAGAAAAGCTTGAAGAAATATTTAGCGCGC